A segment of the Carya illinoinensis cultivar Pawnee chromosome 1, C.illinoinensisPawnee_v1, whole genome shotgun sequence genome:
GGTGTTCGCCCAGCCCccgtaaaaaaattttttaagcccattgaaatatgagatttttgaaGTGAGCGGGGGGCCATCCGCCCTGCCCCCCGCCTCacgggggcggggtgcgggatGAAATTTCATCCCCCGcatcatgcgggggcggggtgcggggaaggGGTGCACTCGCCCTGCAtgatgcgggtagcacccctagaaTTTGATGGTATAGGCATTCAAATGCGGATgcttttattgatataatatttttaaataattttataagtcaattacttaaattacaaatcaattaTGAGAGATTTGGataatgaattgaaatgaacgttgaaatgtgaataaaatattattagaatattattttttaataatattatttttttttagatttaaaaaagttaaattatttattatattttgtgtagaaatttaaaaaatttgaaataattagattagataagatgaaagttgaaattgaataaaattatgtaCCTATATTGGAAGTAATTTTTCGTATTTTAAGGCAAGATTTGGATACAAaagatattttatcttatctcatttaattattacaatttttttaatttacatacaaaaatacaataaaaaatttaatttttttaaatctaatacaaaattaatttgacgtatttcatcaaaatcacgtcactttttcattaataatttttctctatTGGTTAATTAGATTAAATAAACAAGGAACTGCAATAATTCTACATGAGGAACTGTTAAATCTCTTTATCTATCAATGTGGCATTTTATGGATATATAAAAGAGGGTGTGAGTTTACATTTATTTGGATAAATTATGTTCTAACttttaattagaaaatttatgcatttagaatgaaaaatacataatatataaagagattttgtagaaaaataagaatttacAAACCGActtgttataatataaaattatttttataataaaaaataaatataatgtgtgaCATTAGTGTCGTGCTACACCCGATAAGGCcatttggcttttttttttttttaataatttttttatacctttatgcaatttttaaaaagaaaagaattcatAATACCATTCAAAAAtccttacttaattattaaataataattgaagaaaaagttgTTGAGACACATGGTGGGACCTATCTGTCAGGAGAAATAGCATTATTTCTGACTTAGTTTATCTGCATGCGCAATAAAgactagttattttttattattttatactagtatttaccttatttaatattttttattaatttttattattatttataaaatatttaaaatcacttcacTATTCAAATACAACTGAACTTCTTGAGCATGATCATAAACACAGCAGCGGCTTAAAATACTCAAAACTTAGTCTAACATTTAAATTTGGTTTGATTAATGATATAagataatatgttttattgaaaattaaataaaatattattataaaataatttttttattttaatatttaaaaaattaaattatttattatattttatataaaaatttaaaaaattataataattatatgagatgagataaaataaaataatttaattttatataatcaaagcCCCCAATTATTCAATCAGGAACGCTCCCACAATAATGCATTACaataagcagttttttttttggaataacaTTATAATACGCAGATAGTGGTGACATGAATGCCCTTTCATCCAACTCTATAAATTATTTATGGCTGTATGCAGAGATGTCTCTAGAGACTACAGAGGGCCCTCCCTAAAATTTATGGAAAAAATAGGAGGTGAACTCTATTAATCATATTGTatttgaatatattattttttgtgcgTTTGGTGGTAGGGAGGAAGAGGTGAAAAGAGAGAATTGTTAAGTTCTATACTCGTTTTTCCAACTACCAAGAGaactgaaattttctttttctaatttctttcaaaAGTTAATGGAAAATTGCTAATAAGTAGTCATTTGACTATAATATCAACACTGAAATCTTCGGTAATTGActcatataaattaaaaaataatatttgaaatgaataaaatatctcaAGCCCATATAATTAGGCTAATTAGTCCATCCCATCAAAAGATTCCATTAGAAGAcaaaaaaacaagagagaggaagaagagacGAAGAGAAGACAAGGAATAAGTGTAgcggtaaaagaaaaaatggactaaaaatagagaaaatagaaaaataataaaagcaaGTTAGGCATGCCAACGAGGAGTAGAATAAAGCTATCATCGTTCACCACTCCCAAGGTCATAGGTAAAAAGGATTATACCAGACGAGAAGGTGGCTTCGACTggacttcttctttttcatcttcttcatcctcACGACGAGAGCTCTAGCGTGAATATCTCCTCCAACAAATAGATCACTGGTTTCTATTATACAATGAGACATGAGTTACTATAAGAGACTGTACAAcaaacatattataatatatttgccCTCCCTAAATGCTTTTGGATGTAGGcattatacataattatataaatctgTGCGCCCAGTctcattatttttcttgcattttcttcCTATTCATTGCCATGGACATGGGTGGAACCAGATTGGGTTTTTGGGGTGTGGGGGGTGTGTGCCCACTctcattatttttcttgcattttcttcCTATTCATTGCCATGGACAGAGGTAGAACCAAattgagtctttttttttttttttttttttgggggtgggAGGTGTGTGCCCACTCTCAttatttttcttacattttcttCCTATTCATTGCCATGGACAGGGGTGGAACCagattgggtttttttttttgggagtggGGTGGAGGGGGTgttaaaaaagagttttgctacgtacaagcaaggtcgcgtactaatctgcataccaatactgattcgtttatattcaaaatttaaattagtattgttttcaataaaatctactttttaaccaattagattgatacacatattagtacataattatgcttacaactagcacaaattttattaagactaatctagttgcaagcacaactagatttttctgttaaaaaataataatttagggTCTAAtactaattttcatataatctactTTATAAAAACTGTTAGTAATTTTGTTGGTCATAGATGTACGTACCAACATAGTACAACAGCACTAGACTACTGTCGAAGATTTCAGACCACACTAATAGAGACTCAAATCGTCACAACAGATCAATAATGACCATTTCTCTCGTTTCAACCTATTGTGTAATTTATTCGACATTAACAATATTTGTGctcattttatttatcataatttttcttttcatttatctGTCGATATTTAAGAACATCATTTTCttagaaatgtaatttttttgtcgttttctttctttctttctttgttttacaGTTTACTTTCCAccgaaatatttaaaaaaatataggaaaaaTGTTTTTCACGCGTAAAGACCTGGCCAGGTCCCATCCTTCTTCTCCCCAATGAAACAAGGGAGACAAAATATTTccacttttgtttttattttccaagTTTTCTGattccttttcctttcctcGTCTTTTCCTCCCAACCAAACataacttttcataaatttattagGCATAATTTACTAACAATATCAATTATTGGCAAGTAATATGAGGCCAAGATCCTTAATTTATTCACTTACTAATATTTGACTTGCTATTTTATTCATCcaaagaaattaataatatcagtgttagtagtttttttttttcttttgacaaGTAGTATTTAACAGATAAAATAATACTACTCATCATCTTAATTCTCAATATCTTCTCATCATCCCATGATATATCATtagatgattaaaaattattaattatatttcacttgtaaaCTTATCATCTAATACTACATAATATGTTGATAAgatgatgataaaataatagataacaaatatattttttcttaacaagCATGAGACTTGAGAGTGATAGCATGTGCCCATTACCATATTTGAAAATGCTTAATTCTAAAATTGCATTTGCATTGAAgattttcaaaacaaattataactaaattgacaataaaaataacatacacaaaactattttacaataaaatatttttttttaaactattaaattccaaaaataatattttatggaaaGAATTGTATAAAAGTCTTAAAATAGTTGTCTCTTCCCCGACAACAAAAATGAAACATAAACAATTGAAACATTTTGAAATTAGTTGTTCATAGGAAggtaagaaatatattttttaattgctAGATTAAATAGGAAAAATTCCAAAGGTCAAAAGTTCAGTTCTGCTTGGTcattgagaattctcaaataagaattttgagttttaaaattaaatattaaaatattatattttaatattattattattttgagatttgaaaaaacaaaaaaaaaattaaattatttattatattttgtgtgaaaatttaagaaaatcttaatgatgaaataaaaattttatgttcgagataaaaattttgtatgatCAAACAGTAAACAAGCATATATAACCGCATTAGGGGTAAAAGATTAGTGAATTTTAAATCAGAAAGTGAcaagaaattataaaagaaaatacaagagAGAGATGGTTTTTTAGTTAGATGGATTGAAAAGGATGTTAATTTAAGAAAGTCACTTGTTGTTAGCATACCTttgaggctttttttttttttaaaaaatattaattaaaagagcTTGGAGGGATCAAAGTGTTCATTCATTTGTCCATCCCTCTCTTTAGATTCATTTCTTataataacatattattatattaaaaaagagtaatgttggaTATAATGTCAGACTGTATAAGTTTTGTATACTGCATTAATAAAAAAGTTTCACtattaaaaatcatatgaaTCCTAAGTGGGTGTAGTACGATAATGGCTACCGAGAAGGCTTAAtgatcttttttatattttgtttcatatttttaaacagttttttttttttttaatttcataatattaataaaaaatatttacttaatcactaagtaaaaaaattaaaatattcaaaatctcttattagaatcttaaaaatatcttttaaatttatttatttttttaaaaacaatacaCGAAATTTATATACGATATGActgtataaatattttctttgaaagaaTACAAATTCAAGGAAAAGAATTTTTGATACACATCTTGTGTCTCCCTATAAGAGAAatcaaacaatatttaaaattcaaaattataattgcGTAAAAAATCATCCATCCACATACTTTCctattaaaaagagaaaaattatgaattacGAGGATCCCTTTAGTAGATTCAAAAAAAGGTCATGCCTTTCGGtacattttcaaataaaaaaaaaataataaaagaattggGAAACCTTTAGTACCTTGTTTGGCTGGCATTTCTATATCGGTGCAGGTGCTAACATGTGAGCTGTGCGCATTTCCCGAAAAGAGTTTCATTTCATTCACCTGTAGCCGGTTTTACATTAATACTATCTTCTCCCCTCGTTTTTGCCGTCAAAAGGCTCTCCATCGCGGGTCCCACCGAGCCGAGCAACGAATAAAGCCATCTTTTTAAGAAAGCCAGAGGTTGTTTCCGTGGACTTTCACGACCCGACGCTGCACCCAATTGTTGTTTTTTATCTGTACATTCCCAACTTGGTCGTGGGTTTTGATAAGACCACTGCATGCAGGACACTTAATTGCGTGCCTCGCACTGAACCTCTCCTCTGCTCTTCGTGTACGCTCTCTATTTAGCCACACAGCATGAAGCCGTTCCTTACATCTGAACTCCTTCATACGGGCAGAAAAAGGACGGATagatagaaagagagagggaagagactcaaaaaccaaaacccaaaTCAAGGGTTATCCCTGACAATGGGGTGTTGGTTTTGATCTTCAAAAACAAGATCAACCCTATAGATCGCAAAGAAAGACTCTTTCTTTTCGCATATTGAAAGGGGTTTTCTTGATTTAATTTGTTTGTCTCTGTTATCAAATCTCTAGCTctgttctatatattttttcacttaGGATTCTTTAtacttagatatatatatatttttttcttgttttcgaTTCGAATATTCTACTAAAAATGGGGGACAAGAAGAAGTACATCACCACAGAGGAGCTCATGGAGCACAACAGGCCAGGGGACTTGTGGATCTCTATTCAGGGTAAGGTTTACAATGTCTCTGATTGGGTTAAGGATCACCCTGGTGGCGACGCTCCTCTCCTCAATCTGGCTGGCCAGGATGTGACTGACGCTTTCACGGCGTATCATCCTGGAACGGCATGGAAATACCTAGACGAGTTCTTCACTGGGTATTACCTCAAGGATTTCAAGGTCTCCGAGGTGTCCAGGGATTACAGAAAGCTTGCCTCCGAGTTTGCGAAACAGGGTTTGTTTGAGAAGAAAGGGCACGGGACTCTGTACTGCCTTTTATCCGTTGCTTTCATGCTTTCCCTTGTTGTTTATGGTGTTCTGAGGTCCGAGAGCGTTTTGGTTCATTTGTTTTGTGGTATGTTGTTGGGTTTCCTCTGGGTACAGAGTGCATATATAGGTCATGATTCTGGGCATTACCAAATAATGTCAAGCCCCGGATACAACAAAGTTGCGCAGATCCTTTCTGGGAACTGCTTAACTGGTATCAGCATTGCTTGGTGGAAATGGACGCATAATGCGCACCACATTGCCTGCAATAGCCTCGATCACGATCCCGATCTCCAACACATTCCCGTCTTTGCCGTCTCCACAAAGTTCTTTCATTCCATGACATCCTGCTTTTATGGAAGAAAGCTCGATTTTGACCCTCTGGCTAGATTCCTAGTCAGCTACCAGCACTACACATTTTATCCTGTTATGTGTGTTGGAAGAGTCAACTTGTTCATTCAGACATTCTTGTTATTGTTTTCTAGGAGAAAGATCCCTCAGAGAGCACTAAACATTTTTGGGATCTTTGTATTCTGGACCTGGTTTCCTCTCCTGGTGTCATGCCTACCCAATTGGCCAGAGAGGGTGATGTTCGTGTTGGCCAGTTTTGTTGTAACAGCAATCCAACACATTCAGTTCTGTCTGAACCATTTCTCTGCTAATGTCTATGTCGGACCACCTGGTGGGAATGATTGGTTTGAGAAGCAGACGGGAGGAACTCTGGATATTGCTTGCTCGTCTTGGATGGATTGGTTCTATGGCGGATTGCAGTTCCAGCTCGAGCACCATTTGTTCCCACGATTACCTCGGTGCCAGCTGAGGAATATCTCTCCTATTGTGCAGGAGTTATGCAAAAAACACAACTTGCCTTACCGGAGCTTGCCCTTCTGGGCGGCCAACTTTTCCACCATTAGGACCCTCAGGACCGCCGCCTTCCAAGCTCGCGACTTCTCCGGCCCTGTCCCCAAGAACTTGGTTTGGGAGGCTGTCAACACTCATGGCTGAGTATACTAACCactaattttcctttctttttttatttttattttttatatttccataaaaatCCCATGGCTTGCTAGCTTGGGGTTGGTAGGACGATTGTTTATTCCAGAAGTGATATCATGTCTCACATACTATGCTTAGGTGTTTATGAGATCCAGattcgtttttctttttctgaagTATAACGTTGGATGTTTTGACCTCCATTGACACAGGGTGTTATATGTTTATATGCTTGATATGTCTTCATATTGTCTGTCTGTTGTGTAGATTCTTGTTAGGGAATTCTAGATGATAAGAAGAAAGTTCAGTTTACTTGTCTACTCTTTACAGTCCTTCTATAAGCCTTATCCCTGGAATTGGTGTATTTCAAGATTGATTATCTCGGGTCAAGGATAACCTCCTTTGAGATGTTGTTGGGGCGCCAGGCTGAGGCTATTGGATGGTTAGATTGCAGCTGAGCAGAACTGCTTATTACTGCTGTTCTTATTATTAATGGACTTATTTGTTAGGTAAATGCATGTAGAAAATGGATATAGTTGAAATTGCAAACCTTAAAGTTTGTCCCATGTCTACCAGAGTGACTAACGAGGAATGATTTTGTCATGTGACATTATCAATACTTGTGCCAAGGTATTGCATCTTTGTGCTTGCCAGAGCCCTTGATGTAGCGAAGTACTCATTCAAGTCAGCTCTCTTGCTGGAAAGCTACTCTGAAAGGCATCCCAAAACAGCCGTGCTGAGATAATTCTTGGATGCCTcctcaaaaacttaaaaatatctCCGGTCAAATGTCTAGTGTCTAGGAAATTAAGTTTTGCGGTTTTCATGTCCGTATATAAATACAAAGCTTACTGTGGGCCTAGAacattacttaaatattttgtaattatttgtaAGAAAAGGATGTTAATGGAAATTGAACTGAAAGCTGGACCTCTTAtttggtatttttcaaaataaatttaaagactGCATGGTGGAAGTGTTATTATATtcggaaaaaaataaaataattgtccAGTTGTGGTCCATAATTctacaaaaaagagagaaaattctCTCCTCCCAAGGAAAAAGATGTTTGTTTGTGGCTCATTTGAAACATCAACTCAACTCGTCTTCAACTAAACTTTTCCAATCTCTAATTATGGTAAATGTATTCGGCCAATTATAGCAAGATTTATATTGTCTCATCTGTACTTATTAGACAAGAAATGTTgcaattttttgagaaaaacagAGGGATCATTTCGAACATGCTCTGCTCTGCTTCTAAGAAAAATCGTAAAGGATACGGAAACAAGAAGACAGAAATCCTTCAGTTGGTCTGTAAACTTGCATCTAGTTGGAAATGTTTAATTGTTTAGACACCAAAAATAATTTGTTCTTTTGATATCAGTttatagaaaatgtattttatcattataaatatacaCATTGCAGAACTATATTAATGATAACTCGATATTTAGTAGTAAGAAAAGTTTTGGGAAAAATGAGGTTGTTTCTCAGCATGTCATCAGGATTGAGGATCAAGGGAGAAGAGAATCAAACGGAAGAAGAAGGGAACACGTACTCATAATAGCactcaattttatatatatttatgcatgAAAATAATACACATATGGATAGAACTCAAGTACAACATACATCTAGGGAGTTACTGGGATATCACAAATCTCAAATAGTGATCAAGATTTTCAAACATCGCTCTTGATGGAGGAAGGGTATCCAGATTGATCATCGTAATATTTGGACCACAACACAATCCATACTTGGGAGAATCCTAGATGGCTGGAAGCACTTGCGAAGTGAGATCGGTTGTAGGAATGAAGCCACTTCCAGCTGCTGCAGGAGCAGCAGGAAGTCCTAGGAAAGTCTTTGTAGCTGGGATATCTGATGTTCACTGCGCCCAGGCACTTTCAAGATCATAAATACTACCAGGAGTGTATTGGCAAGGAGGGTTGTTGTAGAATTGAACCCAGACATAGTCAAACAAACCAGTTTTGAGGGCATCTCCAACCCAAGCATCAGGAAAGGGACACTGAGGAGCTAAGTACACTTTCTTACCCTGATTATTGTAATCAGATAGGTACCTTGCCAAATCATCCCAATATAGGTTGCTACCTCCTTCGATATCAAAGTCGATTCCATCCAAAACAGCGTCGCCAAGTGGGCGAGAGGAGGATTGTCCCCCCAAGAAGTTGTTCCAAAGATAAGTAGCAACCTGTCTAGCATCATCGGACGAGGTAAGGGAGTAGCTCCCCGCCCCTCCTCCGATCGAGAGTATCACCTTAATACCTTTGGCTTGACATGATTTGACGGCGGAGCTTATGCTGGTACACCCATTATTGGATGGATCACAATGACCAGCAAGGTTAATGACAGGAGTCTGACCATTTCCGAAGGTGGCTAGAAAAGCTATATTCACGTAGTCATAGTTTCTTGTGGCACAAGTCTCTACCAAGGTACCCTCATTTCCATTTTGACCCCAATAAATGGCTATTCCTCCTGCATTCGAACTCACTGCCAATGCTAGCAGTTCTAAGCAGAGAAACACTACTGCAATTTCGGACTTGAATGCCATCTTTTTCAAGCCTGCTGGAATTTGAAGCACTAAGATGAATAGGGTTTTAGTGACTTGTTTTGCTTGACTATTTCAAAGAAAAGCAAGTGCTTTTTATAGGGTAATGGTGGCCTAATAATGATGTTTAGAATCTTGTTTTGGTGCCAGGAGTGCGTGGCTGATGGGTTACTTGGGCTACATTAATTACAGCTCATGCTTGTTTTTTCTAATCGCAATATTGTGTTAAAACTTACGTACACAGTCGTTTAGATTTCAGGCAATTAATTTTTGGATCTCCACATGTTCATGGTCATTTTAAGATTGTCGcatctctttgtttttcagtttgTGTATTGACTAATGACTTGGTGTCGTTTGAGTCGCATGCTGTTCTGGAAGCCCTGGTCTCCAACACCAACCACATGAAAGTTCTTTATTTTATCTCTTCTTGAATTTTAAATTGGAGTGACCTAATTGTTGTTATCTATACTGTCCAATACTAATTAACTGAACAATCAATATGATGATGGCAGAATTGACTTATCTTGAACCTTGGAATGGTACTGTTGTTTGtgaaacttcattttttttttcacccttttGTACAACCGATCACGCCCCTGTTGATTTAGCCTTTAATCTCGAAAGTAATCATCAAAATCATGTCATGTCCcaaatttttccttattttgatGATCAAATCTTAATCAGTGGGATAAACTAAGAATCATTTTCAAATTGGAAGTTCGATCAAAGGACGTTCCATAATTTCAAactaaaattaatatcaaaatttttagTAGGGATGTAGAATGAGATTCGGATCTGGATATCCTGCCATAACTGGATCCAAGTTTTAAAAACCGTGTGGATAACCGCTCAAATAAATCTGAAACTGGGCGATATCCGAATGTAAATCCACATATCcagttttattactttttttttttttaaaaaaaaaaactcttttaaaaatatttttacattattattttttcttaactcagatatcatgtttattgtttaatacccacatttgttttaaaaaatattttaaacactttttaaaagatatttttttttctaaaaaaatctttttaacaatttaaaattttttttattggccttttttttatacaaataaataataatacatctaTACACACAATGCATGCATACTACATAACttgttaaaatgagatgagataatttgttaaatatagtgaaataatttctgaatagtaataaatgatttaagttaatgtgttttatggagttttgatagaggagagataaaaaattgaataaaaatattataaaactaaaatataatttttatatattatttttgttttgagatttgaaaaaactgaattaaattttatgttcTTTATAGATAAGACCCGGTTACGGATAACCGAATCCAGTTTTATATTACCCGCCCGGGTCTAATGTGGGTGGATAATTGCTCGAATTCACTTGAATTTTTGGGTTCCAGACCGAATCGGAAAAAAATCGAGTCCGGTTGCTCACTCCTAGTTTTTAATAAGTACTAGAATAAGAAATTATTATCAAAACTTTGTCAAAAAGATTAATTGTAAAATCAGCATCTGTGTATTCACGTCATTGTAATTCAAGGTCTTGGTTTTCaatctttataaaattaattcttAAACTTGAAGACACTTGAATTAGGTACTTCTGCAAATCTCTAGTAAGAAAATTAGTGAGAAGACTGCCAATATACCTTATGTAAGTCTTCGATTGCTAACGTAGATGTTGATGCCATGTGTCAACAAATCAAAGACGAACACGTGGCATCCCTCAATTTACCGTTAGGAACTTGAGAGAAGTATATATCTAATTGTGAGTTTCTTAAAGTTTAGGTatcaattttatgaaaattgaaaatagtggcttcaaatcacaaaaaGGTGAAAATCCAGGTATTGCTTTTGTAATTAACCTAGAAGCTGATTTCAAAGTAAAATACTTGAAATGATAGCAAAGAAACAcgataatatttataatgatttttaTCATATGATCCAATGTAT
Coding sequences within it:
- the LOC122310631 gene encoding delta(8)-fatty-acid desaturase 2-like, which produces MGDKKKYITTEELMEHNRPGDLWISIQGKVYNVSDWVKDHPGGDAPLLNLAGQDVTDAFTAYHPGTAWKYLDEFFTGYYLKDFKVSEVSRDYRKLASEFAKQGLFEKKGHGTLYCLLSVAFMLSLVVYGVLRSESVLVHLFCGMLLGFLWVQSAYIGHDSGHYQIMSSPGYNKVAQILSGNCLTGISIAWWKWTHNAHHIACNSLDHDPDLQHIPVFAVSTKFFHSMTSCFYGRKLDFDPLARFLVSYQHYTFYPVMCVGRVNLFIQTFLLLFSRRKIPQRALNIFGIFVFWTWFPLLVSCLPNWPERVMFVLASFVVTAIQHIQFCLNHFSANVYVGPPGGNDWFEKQTGGTLDIACSSWMDWFYGGLQFQLEHHLFPRLPRCQLRNISPIVQELCKKHNLPYRSLPFWAANFSTIRTLRTAAFQARDFSGPVPKNLVWEAVNTHG